The Alkalihalobacillus sp. LMS6 genomic interval ATAAAATCACCAACCGCCGCCCACCGCTCGGCGACTAGAGGGCCTTCATATAAAAGCGCAGATGCTTCAAACAATTGTTTAGGGTTAAACGTTTCCACTTTCCCTAAATGGCGTAATTTCTGCACAGCATCGGCCCAGCTTTGCTTAAATCCATGCTTATCTACACCAAAGAACGTTAGACTTTCTTCTTCTGGAACCAAATATCGCGTAGGCGTCGATGATTTTAATGGTAAGTGGTGTTTAGAATAAGGGTCCTTCTCGTCGAACCCACGAACAACCGCATCTACTTGTTTCATCTCTTTAATCGTATGCGTAAAAACCGTTACGCAATCAATGCTTTCACAAGCTGGTACAACACCAGCCGTTGACCATGCGCCAAGACTTGATTTAAACCCATAGAGACCGTGCAAGCTTGCCGGTACACGTCCAGAACCTGCTGTATCGGTACCCAAAGCGAATGGAACGAGACCGAGGGCAACCGCCACAGCTGAACCGGAACTCGATCCTCCACTTATATAGTCTGGTTCATAGGCGTGTTTCGTTTCTCCATAAGGGCTGCGCGTGCCAACAAGTCCCGTCGCAAACTGATCTAAATTGGTTTTCCCTACTGGAATCGCTCCTGCGTTAACCAAACGTTGAATGGTTGTGGCTGTCTCATCTGGAAAATATGCATACGCTTCACAACCTGCTGTCGTACGAAGGGACAACACGTCCATATTGTCTTTAACCGCAAACGGAATGCCCCAAAGCGGTGCGTCCTTCGATATATAGGCTAACTGCTGAAGAAAAGGCTTGATCCTCTCTAACGTTGGTGGTGTAATCCAGACGTTGTAACCTGAGGTTTCTTCACTTTTCGCAATGAGCTCTGTTATGACATCTTCCGGTGTTGTCCTTCCTTCTCGATACGCGCATGTTAATTGTTCGATCGTCATTTTTTTCATGATGAAACGACCTCGCTTTCTGCTCGAATCGATACAATTCGCGTTCCTGCTTGAACCTCATCACCCGGCTTCACATAGACTTCGTGAACAACACCTGATTGTGTTGCTAGCTGAGGAAACTCCATTTTCATCGATTCTTCAATGACTAACGCCTCGCCTTCTTTCACAAATTGACCTGGTTTGACGAGGACTTTCCATACACTACCTGGCATTGAGCTTTTCATTGGTTCCACTCCGTCAGGTAACAACGCTTCTTCGTCCACTTCTGCAGATGGCGCTTCTGTCACATACTCTGCGATGCCTTTTTCCTTCCAATCTTCTCGTTCTTGTTGAAAGGCAGCCTGTTGATGATCTTTATACGCTTTTCGTTCTTCTTCAATTCCTTCTAAAAACGCCAGATAATCCGCTAACTTGAACGTTGTTTCTTCAATTTCCACTTCATATTGACCGAGCTCCATTTTTTTCCGAATCGCTGTTAATTCTTTTTCTGTAACTGGATAATAGTTAATTTGGTCAAAGAAGCGAAGCAACCATGGCTTTCCTTCTTCAAAGCTCTTCGAAGGTTTCTTGTGGTTCCAAACTTGGAGCGTCCGTCCAAATAATTGATAACCTCCAGGTCCTTCCAAGCCGTAAATACACATATACGCGCCGCCAATACCGACTGCACTCTCTGGAGTCCACGTTCGAGCAGGATTGTATTTTGTTGTAACAAGACGATGTCTCGGATCTGTCGGTGTCGCAACTGGTGCGCCTAGGTAGACGTCACCTAGACCCATCACTAAATAATTGGCATCGAAAACGGTTTGATAAACATCTTCTCGCTCGTCTAACCCATTTATTCTACGGATGAACTCAATATTATCTGGACACCACGGGGCATCTTTTCGAACATTGTGTTCATAACGCTCCATTGCCAGTTGTGCAGAAGGGTCATCCCATGATAAGGGCAGACGGACAATTCGTGACGGCACCTCTACTTCTTCAAGAGGAGGTAAGTCAGCATGAATAGCGATAATTCTTTTTGTTACCTCGTGGACCGTTGTTTTACTAAGATCAATATGAACTTGGAGCGAGCGAATACCCGGTGTTAGATCGAATACATGAAACTCATCTGCATCTTTTATCGCTTCCATTAACAGATGGGCTTGGAAACGATAGCGTAAGTTCAACTCCATTTCGCCAAATTCGATTAAGAGATAGGCATCTCCAGCAGCTCGAATCGTCATGTGTAACGGAAGTGAGTGATCCTCTTCATATAAAATTGGGTACGCCCCTGACCATTCTTTGTTATTTTCTTGTAACGCCGGTAACCGCAATCCCTCTTTTATGAACGTTTCTTGTTTGTGATAAAACGATGTCGCTTCTTCAAATGTGACGAGTTGAAAACGGACCTTATCACCAGGCTTTAGTTGGCCAATTTTCCATCGTTCCGCTGCTATCGTCGTCACTGGACAAACAAACCCTCCTAAACTCGGACCATCTGGACCTAGTAAAATCGGTGTATCCCCTGTCAGATCTAGCGTACCAATCGCATAAGCGTTATCGTGGATATTAGATGGATGAAGTCCCGCTTCTCCTCCGTCTTCTCTCGCCCACAAAGGACCTGGACCAATTAAACGGACACCGGTTCTAGAGCTATTAAAATGCACTTCAAACTCTGTCTCAAGTATCTGTTTGATGTACGCTTCATCCATATAATCACTTGAACTATGTGGCCCTAAAATAGCTCCAATCTCCCACTCGTGCGTTAGTTCCGGCGTCTGCTCATAGATTTGTTTCTCCATCGCCGATTCTACTTGCGCTATTCGCAGTACATCTCCTGTCCGCAACTCTCGTCCACCATGACCGCCGAAACCACCAAGGGAAAAAGTAGATTTACTTCCTAATAAAGAGGCCACATTAAGGCCACCTTCGATAAGCAAATACGTACGCATCCCTAAATCCGCTTGCTGAAAGGATAAAATGCTTTGTGCCTGAGCCTCCATGACCTCATATGGTTTTACTGGAACGCCATCCAATTCGGCTTTCATATCAGCGCCTGTGACGACGAAAGCAACGCTCGTTCGAAAGCGATAAGACCCACCACTTAACGTCATCTCAAGACCCGCTGCTTCCTCTTTGTTGCCAAGCAATTGATTGCCAATTCGAAAATTAAGTGGATCCATTGGACCACTTGGCGGAATTCCGACATCCCAATGCCCTAATCGACTCGGAAAATCTTGGACAGATGTTTGCACACCTCCATCTAGTACTTCAAGTGCTCGTTCTTCCGCTTGAAAAGAATCAAGAAACGTGGTGTACACATGCTCTTTTTCAAACTTCTCATCCCGCAGAATGTTTTCGAGGTAGTTTACATTCGAAGTCAGCCCGTAAAAACGCGTCTCCTCTAACGCCTCAAGTAATTTCAACCGCGCCTCCTCACGCGTCTCTCCTTTTGCAATCACTTTCCCAAGCATTGGATCATAATACGACGAAATGGTCGTACCTTTCTCCACCCAAGTCTCGTTTCTCGTTTTTGAACTGAGCCGAACATCATCGAGGGTTCCTGTACTCGGTCTAAAATCAAGCAGCGCATCCTCAGCATAGATACGAGCTTGGATGCTATGTCCTTTAACCTCAAGTGTTGGCGGCACTTGCCACTCACCGATCGATTCCAGCACCATCCATTCAACAAGATCGATTCCGTAAACTTCTTCTGTCACACCATGCTCCACTTGAAGTCGAGTATTCATTTCTAAAAAGTAAAAGGATTCCGTCTTTTCATCGTAGAGAAATTCTACTGTCCCTGCACTTTGGTAGCCAACCGTCTTCGCTAAAGCAACTGCCGCTTGATGCATTTTTTCTCGTATCGTGTGACTAAGGTTTGGCGCCGGTGCTTCTTCAATCACTTTCTGGTTACGTCTTTGAATCGAACAATCTCGCTCTCCAACTGCAACCACATCTCCAGACTGACTTCCAAAAATTTGGACTTCAACATGGCGTGCAGTTTCAATGTATTTTTCCAAAAAGACGTCTGCTCGATTAAAATGTTGAGAGGATAAATGCGATACTCGTTCAAAATTTGTTCGTATATCTTCTTGGTTCTGGCAAATGCGCATGCCAATCCCACCACCGCCTGCAGAACTTTTCAACATGACTGGATAACCGATGTCCTCCGCTAAATCGATTGCTTCATGAACAGACGTTAAGACTTCAGTGCCTGGTAGTAAAGGAACATCTGCTTCTACCGCGAGCTTCCTTGCCTCATGTTTTAAACCAAATTGTCTAAGCTGACTAGGCGTCGGTCCGATAAAGATCAGTCCTTCTGCTTTACATGTTTCCGCAAATCGATCATTCTCACTTAAAAATCCATAACCCGGGTGAATCGCATCGCAATGAGTTTCTTTTGCTACTTGAATGATTTTCTCCGTATTTGTGTAGCTATCTTGAACCGGACCATCTCCTATACAAATCGCGTTGTCTGCTTGTTGAACATGAAGACTTGTCTCATCTGCTTCTGTATAGACGGCAACCGATTCAATGCCCATTTTTTTCAGCGTTCGACTAATGCGCGTTGCAATGGTTCCTCGGTTTGCAATTAACACACGTTGTACCATATTGCTCCACTCCTCTGTTCTCTATTTTTTATTCCAGATGTACAGTCTAATTGGTGTCGGGTTAAAACCTGAGCACGGATTATTCAGCTGTGGACAATTTGAGATCAGAACGGTTGTATCTGCATGTGCAACCATTTCTACGTACGCCCCTTTATGGGACAGTCCATCAGCAAAGGACAATCCACCTTCTGATGTAATTGGTACATTCATAAAAAAGTTAACGTTTGGTGCTAAATCACGCTTCGTAAATCCTTTGTCGTATTTAGCAAGCTCAAGCATAAATGTATCTCGGCAATTATGCATATACGCCCGATCATGCGCATAACGGACGGTGTTGCTTTGTGAAGAACACGCGCCTCCTAATGTATCGTGACGCCCGACTGTATCTGCCACGATTTCTACTAAGGGCTTGCCTGATTCAGCGCGAAGCACGCTACCTGTTGTTAAGTAGACATTTTGCTGAGCGGTCACCGTCCTGACGGCACTATAATGATCACTCGGTTCGTGCGTATCGTAAAACAACGTATCCGCCGCCTGATTCCCCGTTTCATCGACGATTCGAAACACTTGTCCTTCTTTTAATTCATACATCCAGCCTTCTCCTGCAGGCACGACGTTTTCATAGACTGCATCGGCAGGATTCATAGAGCTTTTTGTTAGTGACGTTGTGAACATTGAAGCGCCTCCTTATTGATTTACAAATACATCTTGATTTGACTTTCCTGCCAGCTGTTCGTCTTGCCACGTATTTTCAAACGCACGACGATTTTCCTCGCAATGATTCACGCATAAATCGTCGTCTCCAATCTCCACTGCATCGGTAATGTGCCATTCGATTTCTGCAGTTGGGTAATGACGACTTTGGCTTAATGGATGTGGCGTGTTTGAGAAAAAGAACACACTGTCCACTTCTGTTCGTAACACGATATAATCACCACTTTGACCATGATCCTCCTCAAACGTGATGGCACCACTTTCATCGTAAGATAGCTTTGAAAACAAATTGACGACTGGTCCTAAGTCTTTTTTTTCGTACCCTTGACGAACAAGCTCCATTAAAAAATTTTCTTCTCCGTTTCGTTTGCACTCGTTTAACTCTGTCTGAAAACTCGTCACCCCGTACTGTTCATTCGTTGAATCTCTAGTTGTATAGCTACTAATCGGGTCGTGCCAGCCAAGTGAGTCTTCAATGATGCTCACCATGGCTCGCCCATTATCGCTCATAAGAAGATGACCTTTCGTCAACATCGACGTGTGCTGTGCTTTTAACGTGTCTGGCATGTTGTACCGTTCATCCTTACGATCTGCACAAAACACCATCATGCCAAGATTGGCGTTTGTGCCATTTATTTTTATGGTGATCTTCTTTCCTTTTCGAATAATCCCGGACCACTTTTCTCCTGGGCGTAGCGACTTAAACCAACTCATTTGTTTTCCTCCTTTTTCATAATAAAAGCCCGAGAGACGATTAGGTCTCCCAGGCTTTTTTCCTTCCGTGTATGCAAGTCCATGACCCACACGCTCTCTCTCGGACCAGCCATGCATGTTCTGCAGCGGAACCCTAGAAAGCTTTTTTCGTCCTATCTAGAACCTTTATCTACTTGTTGTTCCTATAAGTCTTTCATGAATTTTATTGTCTTGCTATAACCTTGTAACATCTTCTACCAAACTATTTTAAATAGACAGAAAGTTCGTTAAATCATCTAACAAACGACTTGAAAATTAAAGAATAGCTTTTAGGATTAGAGACTATCGAATGCTTTTGTTTAGAGTTAGGGAGGATCAT includes:
- a CDS encoding allophanate hydrolase; the protein is MKKMTIEQLTCAYREGRTTPEDVITELIAKSEETSGYNVWITPPTLERIKPFLQQLAYISKDAPLWGIPFAVKDNMDVLSLRTTAGCEAYAYFPDETATTIQRLVNAGAIPVGKTNLDQFATGLVGTRSPYGETKHAYEPDYISGGSSSGSAVAVALGLVPFALGTDTAGSGRVPASLHGLYGFKSSLGAWSTAGVVPACESIDCVTVFTHTIKEMKQVDAVVRGFDEKDPYSKHHLPLKSSTPTRYLVPEEESLTFFGVDKHGFKQSWADAVQKLRHLGKVETFNPKQLFEASALLYEGPLVAERWAAVGDFIDEHPEEVFPVTKQVIETAKTPQFDAANLFSAQHRLQAIKRQVERMLDEESVLVMPTNGGTYSREQVREDPIQTNSQMGLYTNHCNLLDLCALAAPAGKTTNGFPFGISFFALHHCEDLIVGAAEAFTTNNELTQIAVCGLHMQGFPLEWQMHAHQARLIETTRTAPTYRLYQLPTEPAKPGLVREESGESIEVEVWEMPTNQVGSFLSMIPAPLGLGTIQLESERAVVGFLCEASAVEHAVDLTAYGSWRAYANAQKIKG
- the uca gene encoding urea carboxylase, coding for MVQRVLIANRGTIATRISRTLKKMGIESVAVYTEADETSLHVQQADNAICIGDGPVQDSYTNTEKIIQVAKETHCDAIHPGYGFLSENDRFAETCKAEGLIFIGPTPSQLRQFGLKHEARKLAVEADVPLLPGTEVLTSVHEAIDLAEDIGYPVMLKSSAGGGGIGMRICQNQEDIRTNFERVSHLSSQHFNRADVFLEKYIETARHVEVQIFGSQSGDVVAVGERDCSIQRRNQKVIEEAPAPNLSHTIREKMHQAAVALAKTVGYQSAGTVEFLYDEKTESFYFLEMNTRLQVEHGVTEEVYGIDLVEWMVLESIGEWQVPPTLEVKGHSIQARIYAEDALLDFRPSTGTLDDVRLSSKTRNETWVEKGTTISSYYDPMLGKVIAKGETREEARLKLLEALEETRFYGLTSNVNYLENILRDEKFEKEHVYTTFLDSFQAEERALEVLDGGVQTSVQDFPSRLGHWDVGIPPSGPMDPLNFRIGNQLLGNKEEAAGLEMTLSGGSYRFRTSVAFVVTGADMKAELDGVPVKPYEVMEAQAQSILSFQQADLGMRTYLLIEGGLNVASLLGSKSTFSLGGFGGHGGRELRTGDVLRIAQVESAMEKQIYEQTPELTHEWEIGAILGPHSSSDYMDEAYIKQILETEFEVHFNSSRTGVRLIGPGPLWAREDGGEAGLHPSNIHDNAYAIGTLDLTGDTPILLGPDGPSLGGFVCPVTTIAAERWKIGQLKPGDKVRFQLVTFEEATSFYHKQETFIKEGLRLPALQENNKEWSGAYPILYEEDHSLPLHMTIRAAGDAYLLIEFGEMELNLRYRFQAHLLMEAIKDADEFHVFDLTPGIRSLQVHIDLSKTTVHEVTKRIIAIHADLPPLEEVEVPSRIVRLPLSWDDPSAQLAMERYEHNVRKDAPWCPDNIEFIRRINGLDEREDVYQTVFDANYLVMGLGDVYLGAPVATPTDPRHRLVTTKYNPARTWTPESAVGIGGAYMCIYGLEGPGGYQLFGRTLQVWNHKKPSKSFEEGKPWLLRFFDQINYYPVTEKELTAIRKKMELGQYEVEIEETTFKLADYLAFLEGIEEERKAYKDHQQAAFQQEREDWKEKGIAEYVTEAPSAEVDEEALLPDGVEPMKSSMPGSVWKVLVKPGQFVKEGEALVIEESMKMEFPQLATQSGVVHEVYVKPGDEVQAGTRIVSIRAESEVVSS
- a CDS encoding urea amidolyase associated protein UAAP2, whose product is MFTTSLTKSSMNPADAVYENVVPAGEGWMYELKEGQVFRIVDETGNQAADTLFYDTHEPSDHYSAVRTVTAQQNVYLTTGSVLRAESGKPLVEIVADTVGRHDTLGGACSSQSNTVRYAHDRAYMHNCRDTFMLELAKYDKGFTKRDLAPNVNFFMNVPITSEGGLSFADGLSHKGAYVEMVAHADTTVLISNCPQLNNPCSGFNPTPIRLYIWNKK
- a CDS encoding urea amidolyase associated protein UAAP1: MSWFKSLRPGEKWSGIIRKGKKITIKINGTNANLGMMVFCADRKDERYNMPDTLKAQHTSMLTKGHLLMSDNGRAMVSIIEDSLGWHDPISSYTTRDSTNEQYGVTSFQTELNECKRNGEENFLMELVRQGYEKKDLGPVVNLFSKLSYDESGAITFEEDHGQSGDYIVLRTEVDSVFFFSNTPHPLSQSRHYPTAEIEWHITDAVEIGDDDLCVNHCEENRRAFENTWQDEQLAGKSNQDVFVNQ